A single genomic interval of Brevibacillus brevis harbors:
- the plsX gene encoding phosphate acyltransferase PlsX has translation MRIAVDAMGGDHAPKSTVLGALAAIKENPAITVVLVGDEQAIRNHLPQDIPANIEIVPAAEVILPDDEPVRAVRRKKNSSLVVAVEMAREKKVDAMISAGNTGALMTAGLLYAGRMDGIERPALCAYIPNTKGRVTLTLDVGANMDAKPHQLVQYAVMGSLYAEKVLGFERPTVGLLNVGTEEGKGNELTKAVFPLLQEADLNFVGNVEARDVMQGACDVLVCDGFVGNVLLKAVEGAASTIFSQLKQEFTSSLINKLGAAILKPGLVRFKKKMDYAEYGGAPLLGLKSPVIKAHGSSNERAMKNAIVSATRFIQQDVNEVIQQSLQKNTLGESE, from the coding sequence TTGCGAATTGCAGTGGATGCGATGGGCGGCGATCACGCACCGAAGAGTACCGTTTTAGGGGCGCTTGCTGCCATCAAGGAAAACCCGGCCATTACAGTTGTATTGGTGGGAGATGAACAGGCTATTCGGAACCACTTGCCGCAGGATATTCCGGCAAACATTGAAATCGTTCCTGCAGCGGAAGTGATTTTGCCAGATGATGAACCGGTTCGAGCTGTTCGGCGTAAGAAAAATTCTTCGCTGGTTGTAGCAGTTGAGATGGCGCGCGAGAAAAAAGTTGACGCGATGATCTCGGCTGGGAATACGGGTGCATTAATGACAGCAGGCTTGTTGTATGCAGGTCGCATGGATGGAATCGAGCGTCCTGCGCTTTGTGCCTATATCCCGAATACAAAAGGCCGAGTAACGCTGACACTGGACGTCGGAGCCAATATGGATGCCAAGCCGCATCAGCTTGTACAATACGCGGTGATGGGGAGCTTGTATGCTGAAAAAGTGTTGGGCTTCGAGCGGCCGACAGTAGGCTTGCTGAATGTCGGGACGGAAGAAGGAAAAGGGAACGAATTGACGAAAGCAGTTTTTCCTCTCCTTCAAGAAGCTGACTTGAACTTTGTAGGAAACGTGGAAGCACGCGATGTTATGCAAGGAGCCTGTGATGTGCTCGTATGCGACGGCTTTGTAGGGAACGTTTTGTTAAAGGCCGTAGAGGGTGCTGCTTCCACTATCTTTTCGCAGTTGAAGCAGGAATTTACTTCCAGCCTGATTAATAAGCTAGGTGCGGCCATTCTGAAACCGGGATTGGTTCGCTTTAAAAAGAAAATGGATTATGCGGAATACGGCGGTGCTCCCTTGCTGGGATTGAAATCCCCAGTGATCAAGGCCCACGGTTCCTCAAATGAGCGTGCAATGAAAAACGCGATCGTCAGTGCTACGCGGTTTATTCAGCAGGACGTGAACGAGGTTATCCAGCAATCATTACAGAAAAATACTTTGGGAGAAAGCGAGTGA
- the fapR gene encoding transcription factor FapR, which yields MFGIARLPKKDRQSRLVQYLADNPFATDEDLAELFHVSIQTIRLDRLELGIPELRERIKTVAEKSLDPVKSLGIDEVIGEMVDLQLDSQAISVLEIKEEHVFSKTQIARGHYIFAQANSLAVAVINADVALTATARIRFVRPVRAGEKLVAKAVVRSRNGDECKVRVETKVQGELVFTATFRVVEMSSYHNSMDEE from the coding sequence GTGTTCGGCATCGCCCGCTTGCCAAAAAAAGATCGCCAGTCCCGCTTAGTGCAGTATCTGGCGGATAATCCATTTGCGACGGACGAAGATCTGGCTGAGTTATTTCATGTCAGTATTCAAACCATACGTTTAGACCGATTGGAATTAGGGATACCGGAGTTGCGTGAACGCATTAAGACAGTTGCAGAGAAAAGTCTTGATCCTGTAAAATCATTGGGCATCGATGAAGTCATCGGTGAAATGGTTGATCTACAGCTCGATTCACAGGCTATTTCCGTATTGGAAATAAAAGAAGAACACGTTTTTTCGAAAACACAAATTGCCAGAGGGCATTATATATTTGCTCAGGCCAACTCATTGGCGGTAGCAGTAATTAACGCAGACGTAGCGTTGACAGCTACGGCGAGAATCCGCTTTGTCCGTCCTGTACGAGCAGGGGAGAAGCTGGTTGCTAAAGCAGTGGTGAGAAGCCGTAACGGCGACGAATGCAAGGTACGTGTAGAGACGAAGGTCCAAGGTGAATTGGTCTTTACCGCAACCTTCCGTGTAGTTGAGATGTCGAGCTACCATAACAGCATGGATGAGGAGTAA
- a CDS encoding ABC transporter ATP-binding protein has product MIEAKHIEKSFFLNQAKEGRFASLRTLFSRERREVKAVHDISFSIDRGEFVGYIGPNGAGKSTTIKMLAGILHPSQGEIRIGGYSPQRERMQVASQIGVVFGQRTQLWWDLPVKDSFEILQAMYKIEEKAYRRSMEAYQELLDLHEFLDTPVRKLSLGQRMRADLAAALLHDPPVLFLDEPTIGLDVVAKTRIRAFLKEVNQSQKKTILLTTHDMDDIEQLCNRIIVINHGKKMMDTSLADLRRQIGLPSLIRIEFRQPPEMLYELEGIERMELSENVLSIYFDKGKISSPRILAEVAGWGEPLDIQMKEPGIEEIIRLIYR; this is encoded by the coding sequence ATGATTGAAGCAAAGCACATCGAAAAATCATTTTTCCTGAATCAAGCGAAAGAGGGGCGCTTTGCTTCTCTACGAACACTCTTTTCTCGTGAACGAAGGGAAGTCAAAGCGGTCCACGATATCTCCTTTTCCATTGACAGAGGCGAGTTCGTGGGATATATCGGGCCGAATGGCGCAGGAAAATCGACGACAATCAAGATGCTCGCAGGAATTCTTCATCCCAGTCAGGGGGAAATACGAATAGGCGGCTATAGTCCACAGCGGGAAAGAATGCAAGTAGCTTCACAAATTGGTGTGGTGTTCGGGCAGCGAACACAGCTATGGTGGGATCTGCCAGTCAAAGACTCCTTCGAAATTTTGCAAGCGATGTACAAGATTGAAGAAAAGGCATATCGGCGATCGATGGAGGCGTATCAGGAACTGCTGGATCTGCATGAATTCCTGGATACGCCAGTGCGTAAGCTGTCATTGGGTCAGAGAATGAGAGCTGATTTAGCAGCAGCACTGCTGCATGATCCGCCGGTCCTATTTTTAGATGAGCCTACGATTGGTTTGGATGTGGTCGCGAAGACGCGCATCAGAGCGTTTTTGAAAGAAGTGAATCAATCCCAGAAGAAGACCATTCTATTGACGACTCATGATATGGACGATATCGAGCAACTCTGCAACCGAATCATCGTGATCAACCATGGCAAAAAGATGATGGATACGAGCTTGGCCGATTTGCGACGCCAGATAGGGCTGCCAAGCCTCATTCGAATCGAATTTCGACAACCGCCCGAAATGCTTTACGAACTAGAGGGAATCGAGCGGATGGAGCTATCAGAGAATGTACTTTCGATATACTTCGACAAAGGAAAAATTTCTTCTCCGCGAATTCTTGCCGAAGTGGCGGGGTGGGGTGAGCCTTTGGACATTCAGATGAAAGAACCCGGGATTGAGGAGATCATTCGGCTCATTTATCGTTAG
- a CDS encoding ABC transporter permease, which produces MFALYRKLIAASIRSQMQYKINFVTSAATTGMIMVLDFIILSAILYRFHDVVGWNIYEVGMLYGISSASVSLYRLFAPEINDFEKYIVQGELDQLLIRPVSPLLLLLTRNLDLSRVGGLVQGVSVLVISLSGLAVEGKSIMGLVLFSPVAILSGGVIYFSIGLATAGVAFWTHQMKDMLTFTIYAPANASNYPIGLYPNWLKWLFFSAIPIAYMNYLPMLTLLGKGGEWFYPLLTPIAAAVAFYFARMLWNVGIRHYHSTGS; this is translated from the coding sequence ATGTTTGCCCTCTATCGCAAACTGATTGCGGCCAGCATTCGTTCGCAAATGCAGTACAAGATAAATTTTGTCACGAGCGCTGCCACGACCGGAATGATTATGGTGCTTGATTTTATTATTCTTTCTGCGATTTTGTACCGATTTCACGATGTGGTTGGATGGAATATATACGAGGTTGGGATGCTTTACGGGATTTCCTCGGCATCTGTTTCCTTGTATCGACTATTTGCCCCGGAAATCAACGACTTTGAGAAGTACATTGTACAAGGGGAGCTCGATCAATTGCTCATCCGTCCTGTTTCACCTTTGCTTCTGCTATTGACACGCAATCTTGATTTGTCGAGAGTGGGAGGGTTGGTGCAAGGAGTGTCTGTTTTGGTCATCTCATTGTCGGGTCTTGCGGTGGAAGGGAAATCGATCATGGGGTTGGTGCTATTTTCACCGGTTGCCATTTTGTCTGGCGGAGTGATTTATTTCTCCATTGGCCTTGCTACGGCTGGGGTCGCCTTTTGGACGCATCAGATGAAAGACATGCTGACCTTTACCATTTATGCGCCAGCCAATGCTTCCAATTATCCGATCGGGCTATATCCAAACTGGCTCAAATGGCTGTTTTTCTCAGCGATACCGATCGCGTACATGAATTATTTGCCAATGTTGACGCTGTTGGGTAAAGGGGGCGAATGGTTTTATCCGTTACTCACCCCGATAGCCGCAGCGGTTGCTTTTTATTTCGCTCGTATGCTGTGGAATGTCGGGATTCGACATTACCATAGTACTGGGAGCTAA
- a CDS encoding ABC transporter permease, with protein MVYWRIIRKSYRRNLQYRLSHVINNVASSIFGLVFIAIWTGVLSGKQVYGPYDVKTMGYYIAICQSVLWMTTFISPGLNVQIAVRSGAVSLDMIKPVHYLWYMLSQEFGRLLYNACYRSVPIGLLLGLVVGFFFPSDPFTYFSFILSLLLGTYVGMLLFYLTGISSFWTTEIRWVHLILLSLIFGLGGQMIPIDLMPGMIGKVAPYLPFSAMIYYPVMTLLELAPPYAMLVQAGWALVLTAVALLVTNMARRKLEIQGG; from the coding sequence ATGGTCTATTGGCGGATTATTCGCAAGAGCTATCGTCGAAATCTTCAGTATCGTTTATCGCATGTCATCAACAATGTCGCAAGCTCGATTTTTGGGCTTGTTTTTATTGCCATTTGGACGGGTGTCCTTTCTGGAAAACAAGTATACGGCCCCTATGATGTCAAAACGATGGGGTATTACATCGCGATTTGCCAAAGTGTTCTCTGGATGACGACATTTATCTCGCCGGGTCTGAATGTGCAAATAGCGGTAAGAAGCGGGGCTGTCAGTCTGGATATGATCAAGCCTGTTCATTATCTATGGTACATGCTCAGTCAGGAGTTTGGGCGACTTTTGTACAACGCTTGTTACAGAAGTGTTCCGATCGGCTTGCTGCTAGGATTAGTGGTAGGCTTCTTTTTTCCCTCCGATCCGTTCACTTATTTCTCGTTTATCCTCTCGCTTCTGCTAGGAACTTACGTAGGCATGCTGCTCTTTTATCTCACGGGCATTTCCTCCTTCTGGACGACAGAAATTCGCTGGGTACACCTCATCCTTTTGTCATTGATCTTCGGGTTAGGTGGACAAATGATTCCGATAGACTTGATGCCCGGGATGATTGGAAAGGTAGCTCCTTATTTGCCCTTTTCCGCGATGATTTATTATCCGGTCATGACCTTGCTAGAGCTTGCTCCTCCTTATGCCATGCTTGTCCAAGCTGGCTGGGCACTCGTTTTGACAGCGGTTGCTTTATTGGTGACGAACATGGCTAGAAGAAAGCTAGAAATTCAAGGAGGATAA
- a CDS encoding DeoR/GlpR family DNA-binding transcription regulator, with amino-acid sequence MFQEERLAAILAYLQEYQRISVQEVVEQFGVSRDTARRDMVKLEEQGQILRTRGGAVLPSLNKKNYSHQERMQLDLTGKRSIAAAAARLIKDGDYLLLDASTTVQLTVETLQTRDHVIITNSLATAASMSRKEGVLVKLLGGDVHAEDQCVLGTRVIQNLADFHVDKVLVGACGLTKEGLMSTQEDHGFLIKEMIKRADQVIILTDHTKFGKSMLYRVAGFDQIDIIVTDKLPEKEIAEALHVNDVEVIVAST; translated from the coding sequence GTGTTTCAAGAGGAGAGGCTCGCTGCGATTCTTGCGTATTTGCAGGAGTACCAGCGAATCAGCGTGCAAGAGGTAGTTGAGCAGTTTGGCGTTTCCCGTGACACAGCGAGGCGTGATATGGTCAAGCTGGAGGAGCAGGGTCAAATCCTGCGAACCAGAGGAGGAGCAGTATTGCCCAGCCTCAACAAAAAGAACTACTCCCATCAGGAACGTATGCAGCTTGATTTGACAGGAAAGCGCAGTATTGCAGCAGCGGCGGCCCGTCTGATCAAAGATGGCGATTACTTGCTGCTCGATGCGTCCACAACTGTTCAGCTCACGGTGGAAACCTTGCAGACCCGCGACCATGTCATTATCACGAATTCATTAGCGACTGCCGCCAGTATGTCCCGAAAAGAAGGCGTTCTTGTCAAGCTTTTGGGCGGAGACGTACATGCAGAGGATCAATGTGTGCTCGGTACACGCGTGATTCAAAACCTCGCTGATTTTCATGTGGATAAGGTACTGGTTGGTGCATGCGGTCTTACAAAGGAAGGACTCATGTCTACGCAGGAAGATCACGGCTTTCTGATCAAAGAAATGATCAAACGCGCCGATCAAGTGATCATACTCACCGACCATACCAAGTTTGGAAAAAGCATGCTGTATCGCGTTGCCGGTTTTGACCAGATCGATATTATTGTGACCGATAAGCTGCCTGAAAAGGAAATAGCTGAGGCCCTGCACGTCAACGATGTAGAGGTGATTGTAGCTTCCACATGA
- the rpmF gene encoding 50S ribosomal protein L32 encodes MAVPQRRTSKTRKRMRRTHFKLEIPGMIKCDNCSEYKLAHRVCPSCGHYKGVKVAK; translated from the coding sequence ATGGCAGTACCTCAACGGAGAACTTCCAAAACCCGTAAAAGAATGCGTCGTACGCACTTCAAATTAGAGATTCCAGGCATGATCAAATGCGATAATTGCAGCGAATACAAGCTTGCGCATCGTGTTTGCCCAAGCTGCGGTCACTACAAAGGCGTGAAAGTAGCGAAGTAA
- a CDS encoding YceD family protein codes for MNIKLAELEHRKGEPLPFQVTLDADELKKRHHEIRGMTPVTASGEAVQLGNLYYVKGSMKADVNFVCARCLNPFVDQATVDFSETFALADDPILQDDEDSDILPLEGDEIQLDSLLQEDFLLAMPTFPLCEEDCKGLCPTCGVNRNEVACSCKNERVDPRLAGLADFFKDSK; via the coding sequence ATGAACATTAAGTTAGCAGAGTTAGAGCACCGAAAAGGAGAGCCGTTGCCATTCCAGGTAACCTTGGATGCAGATGAGCTGAAGAAGCGCCACCATGAGATTCGCGGAATGACTCCTGTGACTGCGAGTGGTGAAGCTGTACAGCTAGGCAATCTCTATTACGTAAAAGGAAGCATGAAGGCAGATGTGAATTTTGTCTGCGCAAGATGCTTGAATCCTTTTGTCGATCAGGCAACAGTAGATTTCTCTGAGACATTTGCGCTTGCGGATGATCCAATCCTGCAAGATGACGAGGACAGCGATATTCTTCCTCTGGAAGGCGATGAAATCCAGCTGGACTCGCTGCTGCAAGAGGATTTCTTACTGGCAATGCCGACCTTCCCGCTTTGCGAGGAGGATTGCAAAGGTCTGTGCCCGACTTGCGGTGTGAACCGTAATGAAGTGGCATGCAGCTGCAAGAATGAGCGTGTTGACCCGCGATTGGCTGGGTTGGCTGACTTTTTCAAAGACAGCAAATAA
- a CDS encoding SepM family pheromone-processing serine protease yields the protein MSEEQLYANRRRSTGTRGFSWILALVFVLLGISFFVPTNYYVSRPGSAIELGPMIQVEGGKKDETGAFMLTTVRMGEANLPWYWYAKMAQDVELMPKELVVSKGENSEDFIRREQAVMDNSQKIAEAVAFRLAGFEVKVEKQGVWVMGTLEGFPAHKKLQIGDVITFVDGVRTSEAKDLLTALSAKKAGDQVEITYTRDGQEAKTMLTLEPLPESKSVGIGVRPDNKQEIIIPKEVTIASQGIGGPSAGLMMTLEIYDQLNTETDLTKGYKIAGTGTISLDGKVGRIGGINQKVIAADKAGAEIFFAPQDTPDTNSNYEEALATAKRIGTSMKVVPVKTVEEAITYLNGQKPKST from the coding sequence ATGAGTGAGGAACAGCTTTATGCCAACAGACGCAGATCTACAGGAACCAGAGGCTTTAGCTGGATACTTGCCTTGGTTTTTGTCTTGTTGGGTATTTCTTTTTTTGTACCAACGAATTATTACGTGAGTCGTCCAGGTTCAGCGATTGAGTTGGGGCCGATGATTCAAGTGGAAGGCGGCAAAAAAGACGAGACCGGCGCCTTCATGCTCACGACGGTTCGAATGGGCGAAGCGAATTTGCCATGGTATTGGTATGCAAAAATGGCGCAGGATGTTGAGTTGATGCCCAAGGAACTCGTTGTCAGCAAGGGCGAGAACAGCGAAGATTTTATCCGCCGAGAACAAGCAGTTATGGACAATTCACAAAAAATTGCGGAGGCAGTCGCATTCCGTCTTGCCGGTTTTGAAGTGAAAGTTGAGAAGCAGGGCGTGTGGGTGATGGGTACCTTGGAGGGGTTCCCTGCCCATAAAAAATTGCAAATCGGTGATGTCATTACGTTTGTAGACGGAGTTCGCACGTCTGAGGCAAAAGATTTGCTGACAGCCCTCTCTGCAAAAAAAGCAGGCGATCAGGTCGAAATTACGTACACAAGAGATGGACAAGAGGCCAAAACGATGTTAACCTTGGAACCACTACCTGAATCCAAGTCAGTTGGAATTGGTGTACGCCCTGACAACAAACAGGAAATCATTATTCCGAAAGAAGTAACCATTGCCTCGCAAGGGATTGGTGGACCTTCTGCTGGATTGATGATGACGCTGGAGATTTATGACCAGTTAAATACGGAGACGGATTTGACTAAAGGCTATAAAATTGCAGGAACAGGCACGATTTCGTTAGACGGAAAAGTAGGCAGGATCGGTGGCATTAATCAAAAGGTAATCGCAGCGGACAAAGCGGGCGCAGAGATCTTCTTTGCTCCGCAGGATACGCCAGATACGAACTCCAATTATGAGGAGGCGTTAGCGACTGCCAAGCGGATTGGAACTTCAATGAAAGTGGTTCCGGTCAAGACGGTAGAAGAAGCGATTACGTACTTGAATGGACAAAAACCGAAATCTACCTGA
- a CDS encoding patatin-like phospholipase family protein, translating into METKRKPIVGVALGSGGARGFAHIGVLSALEAHGIQIDMLAGSSMGSLIGAVYANGIEPHMMGKLALNLKRKHWLDLTVPSMGFVTGEKIKQLIRLLTHGKRLEELNKPLAIVATDIESGERVVFREGPIDQAVRASISIPGIFVPEKVGGRLLVDGGVIDRVPVTVLREMGADIVIAVDVAQFDTRMEVKSIFDVIAQTIDVMEREILRHRIIAADIVIRPDVGHYSSIAYTGVEEIIELGERAGTEHIERIRELIANWEAQE; encoded by the coding sequence ATGGAGACAAAGCGTAAACCAATCGTGGGTGTAGCTCTGGGTTCTGGGGGCGCTCGCGGTTTTGCGCATATTGGTGTATTGAGTGCGCTAGAAGCACATGGCATCCAGATTGATATGCTGGCTGGCTCCAGTATGGGTAGTCTGATTGGAGCGGTCTATGCCAACGGAATTGAACCGCACATGATGGGAAAGCTTGCCCTTAATTTAAAACGCAAGCATTGGCTCGATTTGACTGTACCCAGTATGGGGTTTGTTACAGGGGAGAAGATCAAGCAATTAATTCGTCTATTAACGCACGGAAAGCGCTTGGAAGAGCTGAACAAGCCACTTGCTATTGTGGCAACAGATATTGAATCTGGAGAGCGAGTCGTTTTTCGTGAAGGCCCGATTGATCAAGCGGTGAGGGCGAGTATATCCATTCCAGGCATCTTCGTACCTGAAAAAGTAGGGGGGCGGCTTTTAGTCGACGGAGGAGTCATTGATCGTGTGCCTGTGACGGTGCTGCGTGAAATGGGTGCCGATATCGTGATTGCGGTAGATGTCGCCCAATTCGATACACGGATGGAGGTCAAAAGTATTTTTGATGTCATCGCCCAGACGATTGATGTGATGGAAAGGGAAATTCTGCGACATCGAATCATTGCAGCAGACATCGTAATCAGGCCGGATGTTGGACACTATAGCAGTATCGCGTACACGGGTGTCGAAGAAATTATCGAGCTAGGCGAACGTGCGGGAACTGAACATATCGAACGCATTCGGGAACTAATTGCAAATTGGGAGGCGCAAGAATGA
- the ylbJ gene encoding sporulation integral membrane protein YlbJ, which produces MSRHSPVLTLLLAISTVFIVISLIAYSQISFEAAVRGLKIWWEVVFPSTLPFIVLSEVLMGLGVVHFVGVLLEPLMRPLFNVPGTGGFVLAMGFSSGYPVAAKLTTRLRLQGNVTKAEGERLVSFTTTGDPLFVMGAVAIGFFHSEQMGITLAVTHYLSAVLMGVLYRFHAPFAITSAPLEKNSLPLPLRALQAMHRARVRDGRPFGRLMGEAVQSALNTLLMIGGFIIVFSVLIQLFSTIHLTQIISTLLSIILGPFGFPPTFSQAIVAGLFEVTLGAQAASIVPDNVSLVWKAAIASAILSWGGLSVHAQVASILSETDIRVAPYLIARALHAFLAGILTFVFWGPLATVSSWFVEKAVPVFVQVKSEIPETNWWETLLLSGGIAIGVGAILLCTSLTLLRMNRSKTR; this is translated from the coding sequence ATGTCACGCCATTCACCCGTACTTACTTTGTTGCTCGCCATCTCGACAGTTTTTATTGTTATTTCGTTGATTGCTTACTCGCAGATTTCTTTTGAAGCTGCCGTACGCGGTCTGAAAATATGGTGGGAGGTAGTTTTCCCCTCTACCCTTCCCTTTATTGTGCTGTCTGAGGTGTTGATGGGTCTGGGCGTCGTACATTTCGTCGGCGTGTTACTGGAGCCATTAATGCGCCCACTGTTTAACGTTCCAGGCACTGGCGGGTTCGTATTGGCTATGGGCTTTTCATCCGGCTATCCGGTAGCCGCAAAGCTGACAACACGCCTGCGTCTGCAAGGCAATGTGACGAAGGCTGAGGGTGAACGTCTCGTCTCTTTTACAACGACGGGAGACCCCTTATTCGTCATGGGAGCAGTGGCAATCGGATTTTTTCACAGTGAGCAAATGGGCATCACGCTAGCTGTAACTCATTATTTGTCAGCTGTACTCATGGGCGTACTCTATCGTTTTCATGCACCTTTTGCCATTACTTCAGCCCCATTGGAGAAAAATTCACTTCCACTACCTTTACGCGCTTTGCAAGCGATGCATCGGGCACGTGTCCGCGATGGACGTCCGTTCGGAAGATTAATGGGAGAAGCTGTGCAATCCGCCCTGAATACATTGCTCATGATCGGAGGCTTCATCATTGTTTTCTCGGTATTAATTCAACTATTCTCCACGATTCATCTGACACAGATCATCAGTACGCTTCTCTCGATCATTCTCGGTCCCTTTGGTTTTCCACCAACTTTTTCCCAAGCAATCGTGGCTGGATTGTTCGAAGTAACTCTCGGCGCACAAGCAGCGAGCATTGTGCCTGACAATGTTTCCTTGGTCTGGAAAGCGGCCATTGCCAGCGCGATATTGTCCTGGGGCGGCTTGAGTGTTCACGCCCAGGTCGCGAGTATCTTGAGTGAAACGGATATTCGTGTCGCCCCCTACTTGATTGCCAGAGCGCTGCACGCGTTTCTAGCTGGGATTCTGACCTTTGTCTTTTGGGGTCCTCTTGCCACAGTCAGCTCCTGGTTCGTGGAGAAAGCCGTCCCCGTATTTGTGCAGGTGAAATCTGAGATTCCGGAAACAAATTGGTGGGAGACCTTGCTGCTATCAGGGGGAATCGCCATCGGCGTCGGTGCGATTCTGTTATGTACCAGCCTGACTCTTTTGCGCATGAACCGCAGCAAGACGCGATAA
- the coaD gene encoding pantetheine-phosphate adenylyltransferase yields MAIAVCSGSFDPVTYGHLDIIARGANVFDKVIVAVLINSKKNSLFSVEERVDLLRQATADMKNVEVDSFDGLLIDYMNKKGAQVIIRGLRAVSDFEYEMQVASINKKLDENIETFFMMTNNQYSYLSSSIVKEVAKYKASVADLVPPVVEEALKRKMAE; encoded by the coding sequence ATGGCAATCGCCGTATGTTCAGGAAGCTTCGACCCTGTTACTTATGGGCATCTCGACATTATTGCGCGGGGTGCCAACGTTTTTGATAAGGTCATTGTTGCCGTCTTGATCAATTCTAAGAAAAACTCATTGTTTAGCGTAGAAGAGCGTGTCGATTTGCTTCGTCAGGCAACCGCTGACATGAAAAATGTAGAAGTGGACTCATTTGACGGCTTGTTGATTGACTATATGAACAAAAAGGGCGCGCAGGTGATCATTCGTGGTCTTCGCGCTGTTTCAGATTTTGAATATGAGATGCAAGTCGCCTCGATTAATAAAAAGCTCGATGAAAATATCGAAACGTTTTTCATGATGACGAACAATCAATATTCATACTTAAGTTCAAGTATTGTAAAGGAAGTTGCGAAATACAAGGCGAGTGTCGCCGATTTGGTGCCCCCAGTCGTCGAAGAGGCACTGAAGCGAAAAATGGCGGAGTAG
- the rsmD gene encoding 16S rRNA (guanine(966)-N(2))-methyltransferase RsmD, translating to MRVIAGEHRGRRLAAVPGKGTRPTTDKVKESIFNMIGPYFDGGWALDLYAGTGGLGIEALSRGADRAVFVERDHKAFAVVKQNVSTCRLDDYAELYRMDADRAIRTLSTRNQKFDLVFLDPPYAQQKIVEEIEMLQELGMLADGAWIVAEHDIADSFPDTIGHCVKERAAKYGDTAVTVYYCDLEPQA from the coding sequence ATGCGAGTCATCGCTGGAGAGCACAGAGGAAGACGGTTGGCAGCAGTTCCGGGTAAAGGAACCAGACCGACAACCGATAAAGTCAAAGAATCGATTTTTAATATGATTGGTCCGTATTTCGATGGCGGGTGGGCATTGGACCTATACGCAGGAACAGGTGGTCTCGGGATCGAGGCATTGAGTAGGGGAGCGGACCGAGCTGTTTTCGTGGAGCGAGATCACAAAGCATTTGCCGTGGTAAAACAAAACGTCAGCACTTGCAGGCTAGACGATTATGCAGAACTATATCGGATGGATGCGGACCGTGCCATTCGCACACTCAGTACGCGCAATCAAAAATTTGATCTCGTCTTTTTGGACCCGCCGTACGCCCAGCAAAAAATTGTCGAAGAAATAGAGATGTTGCAGGAGCTGGGGATGTTGGCGGACGGAGCGTGGATCGTGGCTGAGCATGATATCGCAGACTCCTTTCCAGATACGATTGGTCATTGTGTGAAGGAGCGAGCGGCTAAGTATGGGGATACGGCCGTTACCGTGTATTATTGCGATTTGGAGCCACAAGCCTAA